One part of the Magallana gigas chromosome 5, xbMagGiga1.1, whole genome shotgun sequence genome encodes these proteins:
- the LOC105333445 gene encoding uncharacterized protein: protein MGFKRDSFIMLGYLSLALLAVTFNFVHPSSLPSIRVFDHKPQNVEEEPNGCSCVGYTCGCCQHLEVDKIGLNDTVCINVKYLDQDYGLEVTLSVDGHVYINASISARNPPPLCAAIPGLKDLASICLQFYNLNVNSTSFSGCMRVVAKLKYVTVDKINIGCFKIPPSKSGARTVPKVQSKEFLAFVEKYMEAKRSDYKWLDLKKFDVRSLK from the exons ATGGGATTTAAAAGAGACAGCTTTATCATGTTAGGCTACTTAAGCTTGGCATTACTTGctgttacatttaattttgtccaTCCGTCTTCATTGCCGAGTATCCGAG TATTTGATCACAAACCACAGAATGTAGAGGAGGAACCTAACGGGTGTAGCTGTGTGGGCTACACGTGTGGATGTTGTCAGCATTTAGAGGTGGACAAGATAGGTCTGAACGACACCG TGTGTATCAACGTGAAGTACCTGGACCAGGATTACGGGTTAGAGGTCACACTCAGCGTGGATGGACACGTCTACATCAACGCCTCTATTTCAG CTCGAAATCCTCCTCCATTGTGTGCCGCCATACCAGGACTGAAGGATTTGGCCAGCATTTGTTTACAATTCTACAACTTGAATGTCAACTCCACTTCCTTTTCCGGTTGTATGAGAGTGGTTGCCAAGCTAAAATACGTCACAGTGGATAAGATAAATATTGGCTGCTTCAAAATCCCTCCCTCTAAATCCGGCGCCCGGACAGTCCCGAAAGTCCAGTCTAAAGAATTTCTGGCTTTTGTGGAAAAATACATGGAGGCTAAACGCTCGGACTATAAATGGTTAGATCTGAAGAAATTTGATGTGAGAAGTCTTAAATGA
- the LOC105333446 gene encoding uncharacterized protein, with protein MQTTFLIIGLVTTALQVQSTAIPGKKASFLSMLENTVKSTLEKKLLTELEKNVDWKNSPKFYEEALQLIKENEGQILGGIMRMVIDKSNGTGKLSIKTAEEVVSDFLTSRTHHKRDEDDHMMPNYLNIKFGGFGK; from the exons ATGCAAACCACTTTCCTTATCATCGGTCTTGTGACGACAGCTCTACAAGTCCAATCAACGGCCATCCCTGGCAAAAAAGCTTCATTTTTATCCATGT TGGAGAACACCGTTAAATCCACGCTAGAAAAGAAACTGTTGACAGAACTGGAAAAGAACGTCGACTGGAAGAACAGCCCCAA GTTTTACGAAGAGGCCTTACAGCTGATCAAGGAGAATGAGGGCCAAATTCTGGGTGGAATCATGAGGATGGTCATTGACAAATCAAACGGCACTGGA aaaCTTTCCATCAAAACGGCTGAGGAGGTAGTCTCTGACTTCCTGACCTCCAGGACTCACCACAAGAGAGACGAGGACGATCACATGATGCCCAACTACCTCAACATCAAGTTTGGCGGATTTG gcAAATAG
- the LOC105333447 gene encoding E3 ubiquitin-protein ligase rfwd3.S: MSAASDGDDNESNTVSETGPSLQAGSITDTIQTSPSGSRVFIHNDLASPSTSLNQQTLAGFFTGSRRGAGRSDVSHRTAPVHLGPAPPLPVFNISENPGPSSIVNLDRGDGEISENRGDRSPEVISSEGEDSRSSNQDVEIVSDPEEENSNPPVAAPLVVENAEVPGQEAIPQLPVTDVQNTGSAQATSPGPQLETPAASNIQLIQASTSSPSDFRTPKRRRVMSTPDKPKGASDHQENDDEDGNSCPICFEEWSTSGSHRLASLRCGHLFGQSCIEKWLKGQGGKCPQCNCKAKRQDIRVLYAKSLKAVDTTERDRALQELEKEREVRRKVEMEAAQCRLQYQLAIEECNRLKTELDKVKRQLQTSRSDASSGSAPSQSQVRDVNGHFVLDKTIKIWEAGNCRVMSYSPSLATLVVSQPSSSPLFPGFGFKKISCMDFKTSQYLTVHSKAIRDCCFHPFVDDGILLSCGLDKTAKMTSVISNTVVQTYNLSNPVWSCVWNTDDRNFFYAGQANGNVMEFDIRNTSEHVQELNTEGIRSPVVSLQYIPKDIQAGFRPGGLVVGQLNKISFYEKKQDNQYRLHMLPLEGNLTSLCFESHTRHLLASFRPTSKHPTSRHQLCEMTCVNLSVDPAVIDNGCSCHVVHTFHGSQTQTVLTRALLMTHPAEDSRMLVCAGEETSSGVHIWDTSSSQLVQRLPAGGVVVDTCTLRLNQQTYLAALTEKNLKVYRWC, translated from the exons ATGTCTGCTGCGAGTGATGGAGACGATAATGAATCAAATACGGTATCTGAGACTGGCCCCTCTCTACAGGCAGGGAGTATAACAGATACGATTCAAACGTCGCCAAGTGGGAGTAGGGTGTTCATTCATAATGACCTAGCATCACCATCTACTTCATTAAATCAGCAGACTTTGGCTGGATTCTTCACTGGCAGCCGTCGAGGAGCTGGAAGAAGTGATGTCTCTCACCGTACTGCACCAGTACATTTAGGACCAGCCCCACCTTTACCTGTGTTCAATATCTCAGAAAACCCAGGTCCTTCAAGTATAGTG AATTTGGATAGAGGAGATGGAGAGATTTCTGAGAACAGAGGTGACAGGTCACCTGAAGTGATTTCCAGTGAGGGGGAAGATTCAAGGTCATCAAACCAAGACGTG gAAATTGTTTCTGACCCTGAAGAAGAAAACTCCAACCCACCAGTAGCTGCTCCTCTGGTAGTGGAAAATGCAGAGGTTCCTGGGCAAGAAGCTATACCTCAATTACCTGTGACTGATGTTCAGAATACCGGTAGTGCTCAAGCAACCTCCCCGGGTCCGCAGCTTGAAACACCTGCAGCCTCCAATATACAGCTAATTCAGGCTTCAACCAGTTCCCCTTCAGACTTCAGAACTCCAAAGCGTCGACGAGTGATGTCTACTCCAGACAAGCCTAAAGGAGCAAGTGATCATCAAGAAAATGATGATGAAGACGGAAAT AGCTGCCCAATTTGCTTTGAGGAATGGTCCACCTCTGGATCTCACAGACTTGCATCTTTAAGATGTGGTCATTTATTTGGACAAAG ttgCATTGAAAAATGGCTGAAGGGTCAGGGTGGTAAATGTCCCCAATGTAACTGTAAAGCCAAGAGACAAGACATCAGGGTTCTTTATGCCAAATCACTGAAG GCTGTCGACACTACGGAGCGTGACAGGGCATTACAAGAGttggagaaagagagagaagtTCGAAGAAAGGTGGAAATGGAAGCTGCACAGTGTCGTTTACAGTACCAGCTAGCCATAGAGGAGTGTAACAGACTGAAGACAGAGCTAGACAAAGTCAAACGCCAGCTACAAACTAGCAG ATCTGATGCTAGCTCTGGTTCAGCGCCATCCCAATCGCAAGTCCGAGATGTTAACGGTCACTTTGTGTTGGACAAAACTATCAAGATCTGGGAG GCTGGAAACTGCAGGGTCATGTCCTACTCCCCCTCCCTGGCCACTCTGGTTGTCTCCCAGCCCTCATCAAGTCCTCTATTTCCAGGATTTGGTTTCAAAAAG ATTAGTTGTATGGATTTCAAAACCTCCCAGTACTTAACTGTTCACAGTAAAGCTATCCGCGACTGCTGCTTCCACCCGTTTGTGGATGACGGAATACTCCTGAGCTGTGGATTGGATAAAACAGCCAAGATGACAAGTGTCATCAGCAATACTGTTGTACAGAC ATACAATCTCTCCAATCCTGTCTGGAGCTGTGTGTGGAACACAGATGACAGGAATTTTTTCTATGCTGGACAAGCCAATGGGAATGTAATGGAGTTTGACATTCGGAACACCTCTGAGCATGTCCAGGAATTGAATACTGAGGGTATACGGTCACCAGTGGTATCATTACAGTACATTCCAAAAGACATTCAAGCTGGCTTTAG gcCAGGAGGTTTAGTCGTGGGCCAGTTGAATAAAATCAGCTTCTATGAGAAGAAACAGGATAACCAATACAGATTGCACATGCTGCCACTAGAAG GTAACTTGACCAGTTTGTGCTTCGAGAGCCACACCAGACACCTGTTAGCTAGTTTCAGACCTACTTCTAAACATCCCACCAGTAGACATCAG CTGTGTGAGATGACCTGTGTGAACCTGAGTGTTGACCCCGCTGTCATTGACAACGGATGTAGCTGTCACGTGGTCCACACCTTTCATGGCAGTCAGACACAGACAGTGCTGACCAGAGCTCTTCTGATGACTCATCCAGCAGAGGACAGTAGGATGCTGGTGTGTGCCGGGGAGGAAACTTCATCAGGG GTCCACATCTGGGACACATCGTCCAGTCAGCTAGTCCAGCGCCTGCCTGCAGGAGGGGTGGTGGTGGACACATGTACCCTGAGGCTCAACCAACAAACCTACCTCGCTGCCCTCACCGAGAAAAACCTCAAAGTCTACCGCTGGTGCTGA
- the LOC105333449 gene encoding TBC1 domain family member 7 gives MIMSDERNFRTYYYDKFGIGGVEERKSLEILLKEKPISVEKLKQFCLRFAMPAMYRNYVWKLTLDIICANPDSHDFQMKQRTQKYNDLKHAVQILRYAREDSPIGNVFLKMYLLESGQIKFEQYKYDCEFEDFVLIAATMANICEDMTDAYLVSVEFYKMFKKSKDSNEILVQKTSQCLKSEDGDRKLFDLFHKHDLWNSLPLHLWFESCFAGVLPETSIERIWDKVIGGAHGIVVFVAVAIFQTFKRPLLSMKSKDEMVQYLMELPEDCGDIIVTKALDIWSKHS, from the exons ATGATCATGTCAGATGAGAGAAACTTCAGAACATACTATTATGACAAGTTTGGAATTGGTGGAGTGGAGGAAAGGAAATCTTTGGAAATTCTACTGAAAGAGAAACCAATCAGTGTGGAAAAACTAAAGCAGTTCTGCTTGCGATTTGCGATGCCAGCAATGTATCGTAACTATGTATGGAAATTGACACTAG ATATAATTTGTGCAAATCCAGACTCTCATgattttcaaatgaaacaaCGCACACAGAAATACAATGACTTGAAACATGCTGTGCAGATATTGCGATATGCTAGAGAAGATTCGCCAATAGGGAATGTTTTTCTCAAAATGTACCTTCTTGAATCAGGACAGATCAAATTTGAACAATATAAG tATGATTGTGAGTTTGAAGACTTTGTCTTAATAGCAGCTACAATGGCAAATATCTGTGAAGACATGACAGATGCTTACCTTGTCTCTGtagaattttacaaaatgtttaaaaagtccAAGGACAGTAATGAAATTCTG GTTCAGAAAACATCTCAATGCCTAAAGTCTGAGGATGGAGATAGAAAACTGTTTGACCTCTTTCACAAACATGACCTTTGGAATTCTCTGCCCCTGCACTTGTGGTTTGAGAGCTGTTTTGCCGGTGTGCTTCCCGAGACTTCCATAGAAAG GATCTGGGATAAGGTGATAGGAGGAGCCCATGGTATAGTTGTGTTTGTAGCAGTTGCCATTTTTCAGACTTTTAAGCGCCCCCTGTTAAGCATGAAAAGTAAAGATGAAATGGTTCAATATTTGATGGAG CTACCAGAAGACTGTGGTGACATTATTGTGACTAAAGCCTTAGATATATGGAGCAAACACTCCTag
- the LOC105333450 gene encoding uncharacterized protein isoform X1, translating to MVFVVNSVEYSPKDFHEQFSNYLPRLIQVTKGYYGEEQIKTYERGQVLFIRRAGSQERVVASVLHGPLSLTHRLLSIPLDYNAQFCFVSAKKGNKRYSLRRVLSKRRLPIDVIFIPEMTSNDSESFTPMRLINSDDKLVLRLTHTYQDTFLLGHNLSEDKVTSAIQQIPLFLTDLRMSLIVGREGYEQTEWSNYIHSLNEICNNQIQCDNYFGNPDIALYAKEDGDFDATVQVPQVYCTLHDCLNEADVYQTLTGSKPEKRRPDENCDTYEVIASCTREQAPSCSEDTKPKIPPKPQYKSKSMHRSRSADDSAKSGGALPGIPPRRGTCVTRTNKVKGQASLLGLFKKHHDHDDTGETSSELKGVYEDISETSRDNMYSPSKLISQSSFSAKTDPKDVNSPVLPARNINPRGKNIRNKPVTIDAKKDLQKMNVADVGALLQKLRLEKYASVFEKQWIDGAILSELTADILHTDCGMTKLEAVRLMAYVEKGHIPG from the exons ATGGTGTTTGTGGTGAACAGTGTGGAATATTCCCCCAAAGATTTTCATGAACAGTTTTCTAATTACTTGCCGAGACTTATACAGGTTACAAAAGGTTACTATGGCGAGGAACAAATCAAGACGTACGAAAGGGGACAG GTCCTTTTTATACGACGAGCAGGATCTCAGGAGCGCGTGGTCGCCAGCGTACTGCATGGCCCCCTCTCTCTGACCCACAGGCTCCTTAGTATACCATTGGACTACAATGCACAATTCTGCTTTGTGTCGGCAAAAAAAG GAAACAAAAGATACAGTTTGCGTCGAGTACTATCTAAACGAAGGCTTCCAATTGACGTTATTTTCATTCCGGAAATGACGTCAAATGACTCGGAATCGTTTACACCAATGAgactgataaacagtgatgacAAGCTGGTGCTGAGACTGACACACACGTATCAGGATACCTTTCTTCTGGGTCACAACTTGTCAGAAG ATAAAGTAACCTCCGCCATTCAACAGATTCCATTGTTTCTGACAGACCTTCGCATGTCTCTGATTGTTGGTAGAGAGGGCTATGAACAAACGGAATGGAGCAATTACATCCACTCTTTAAACGAAATTTGCAATAACCAGATACAGTGTGATAATTACTTTGGAAATCCAG ATATAGCTCTCTACGCTAAAGAGGATGGAGATTTTGATGCCACAGTTCAAGTACCGCAAGTTTATTGCACGTTACATGATTGTCTCAATGAAGCAGATGTGTACCAAACGCTTACTGGGTCAAAACCAGAAAAACGTCGCCCAGATGAGAACTGTGACACGTACGAAGTGATCGCTTCATGTACTAGAGAACAGGCGCCATCTTGTTCTGAGGATACAAAACCAAAAATCCCACCTAAGCCTCAGTACAAGTCTAAATCGATGCATCGGTCAAGATCTGCTGATGATTCAGCTAAAAGTGGAGGCGCCCTTCCCGGCATCCCCCCAAGAAGAGGAACTTGCGTCACTCGAACaaataaggtcaaaggtcaagcaTCCTTATTGGGACTTTTTAAGAAACACCATGACCATGATGACACTGGTGAAACATCTTCAGAGTTGAAGGGCGTATATGAAGACATTAGTGAAACTTCGAGAGATAACATGTACTCTCCGAGTAAACTGATCAGCCAATCTTCGTTTTCTGCCAAAACTGACCCCAAGGACGTAAACAGCCCCGTGCTACCCGCAAGGAATATAAACCCTAGAGGTAAAAACATACGAAATAAACCAGTAACCATCGATGCGAAGAAAGACTTGCAAAAAATGAATGTTGCGGATGTAGGTGCTCTGTTGCAGAAACTGAGACTTGAAAAATACGCTTCTGTTTTTGAAAAACAGTGGATCGACGGTGCTATTTTGAGCGAACTGACTGCCGACATTCTTCACACGGATTGTGGAATGACAAAATTGGAGGCTGTGAGGTTAATGGCCTACGTGGAGAAAGGTCATATACCTGGTTAG
- the LOC105333450 gene encoding uncharacterized protein isoform X2, with product MQVLFIRRAGSQERVVASVLHGPLSLTHRLLSIPLDYNAQFCFVSAKKGNKRYSLRRVLSKRRLPIDVIFIPEMTSNDSESFTPMRLINSDDKLVLRLTHTYQDTFLLGHNLSEDKVTSAIQQIPLFLTDLRMSLIVGREGYEQTEWSNYIHSLNEICNNQIQCDNYFGNPDIALYAKEDGDFDATVQVPQVYCTLHDCLNEADVYQTLTGSKPEKRRPDENCDTYEVIASCTREQAPSCSEDTKPKIPPKPQYKSKSMHRSRSADDSAKSGGALPGIPPRRGTCVTRTNKVKGQASLLGLFKKHHDHDDTGETSSELKGVYEDISETSRDNMYSPSKLISQSSFSAKTDPKDVNSPVLPARNINPRGKNIRNKPVTIDAKKDLQKMNVADVGALLQKLRLEKYASVFEKQWIDGAILSELTADILHTDCGMTKLEAVRLMAYVEKGHIPG from the exons ATGCAGGTCCTTTTTATACGACGAGCAGGATCTCAGGAGCGCGTGGTCGCCAGCGTACTGCATGGCCCCCTCTCTCTGACCCACAGGCTCCTTAGTATACCATTGGACTACAATGCACAATTCTGCTTTGTGTCGGCAAAAAAAG GAAACAAAAGATACAGTTTGCGTCGAGTACTATCTAAACGAAGGCTTCCAATTGACGTTATTTTCATTCCGGAAATGACGTCAAATGACTCGGAATCGTTTACACCAATGAgactgataaacagtgatgacAAGCTGGTGCTGAGACTGACACACACGTATCAGGATACCTTTCTTCTGGGTCACAACTTGTCAGAAG ATAAAGTAACCTCCGCCATTCAACAGATTCCATTGTTTCTGACAGACCTTCGCATGTCTCTGATTGTTGGTAGAGAGGGCTATGAACAAACGGAATGGAGCAATTACATCCACTCTTTAAACGAAATTTGCAATAACCAGATACAGTGTGATAATTACTTTGGAAATCCAG ATATAGCTCTCTACGCTAAAGAGGATGGAGATTTTGATGCCACAGTTCAAGTACCGCAAGTTTATTGCACGTTACATGATTGTCTCAATGAAGCAGATGTGTACCAAACGCTTACTGGGTCAAAACCAGAAAAACGTCGCCCAGATGAGAACTGTGACACGTACGAAGTGATCGCTTCATGTACTAGAGAACAGGCGCCATCTTGTTCTGAGGATACAAAACCAAAAATCCCACCTAAGCCTCAGTACAAGTCTAAATCGATGCATCGGTCAAGATCTGCTGATGATTCAGCTAAAAGTGGAGGCGCCCTTCCCGGCATCCCCCCAAGAAGAGGAACTTGCGTCACTCGAACaaataaggtcaaaggtcaagcaTCCTTATTGGGACTTTTTAAGAAACACCATGACCATGATGACACTGGTGAAACATCTTCAGAGTTGAAGGGCGTATATGAAGACATTAGTGAAACTTCGAGAGATAACATGTACTCTCCGAGTAAACTGATCAGCCAATCTTCGTTTTCTGCCAAAACTGACCCCAAGGACGTAAACAGCCCCGTGCTACCCGCAAGGAATATAAACCCTAGAGGTAAAAACATACGAAATAAACCAGTAACCATCGATGCGAAGAAAGACTTGCAAAAAATGAATGTTGCGGATGTAGGTGCTCTGTTGCAGAAACTGAGACTTGAAAAATACGCTTCTGTTTTTGAAAAACAGTGGATCGACGGTGCTATTTTGAGCGAACTGACTGCCGACATTCTTCACACGGATTGTGGAATGACAAAATTGGAGGCTGTGAGGTTAATGGCCTACGTGGAGAAAGGTCATATACCTGGTTAG